In one Brevibacillus composti genomic region, the following are encoded:
- a CDS encoding glutamate-1-semialdehyde 2,1-aminomutase — MKRDQSARLHEQALDVILGGVNSPSRSFKAVGGGAPVTMERAQGAYFWDVDGNRYIDYLAAYGPIITGHAHPHVTKAIAEAAANGTLYGTPTPWEIKFATMIREAIPSMERIRFNNSGTEAVMTCIRVARAYTGRVKVVKFAGCYHGHSDLVLVAAGSGPSTLGIPDSAGIPQSIANEVITVPFNDIEAFREAMRVWGAETACILVEPIVGNFGIVEPKPGFLESVNEIAHAAGALVVYDEVITAFRFCYGGAQNLLGVEPDLTALGKIIGGGLPIGAYGGRREIMEQVAPLGPAYQAGTMAGNPASIRAGIACLEVLQQPGVYEEFERLGAMLEAGIRQSAEKHGVSIQVNRVKGALAVYFTDQPVYDYDTAQAANGERFARFFQLMLDEGICLAPSKYEAWFVTTAHTEKDIQDTIAAVDRSFAAL; from the coding sequence ATGAAACGTGATCAATCAGCCCGTCTGCACGAACAGGCCCTGGATGTGATTCTCGGGGGAGTTAACAGCCCCTCCCGCTCGTTCAAAGCGGTAGGCGGCGGCGCCCCCGTCACGATGGAACGCGCCCAAGGCGCTTACTTCTGGGATGTAGACGGAAACCGATACATTGATTACCTGGCAGCGTACGGCCCGATCATCACCGGCCACGCCCATCCGCATGTCACCAAAGCGATCGCGGAAGCGGCGGCAAACGGCACATTGTACGGCACGCCCACCCCATGGGAGATCAAGTTCGCCACGATGATTCGCGAGGCGATTCCGTCGATGGAGCGGATTCGCTTCAACAACTCCGGTACCGAGGCAGTCATGACCTGCATCCGCGTCGCCCGCGCCTACACAGGCCGGGTGAAGGTGGTCAAATTCGCCGGATGCTATCACGGCCACTCCGACTTGGTGCTGGTCGCGGCCGGCTCCGGCCCGTCTACGCTGGGCATCCCGGACAGCGCCGGCATCCCGCAGAGCATCGCCAATGAAGTGATCACCGTGCCCTTTAATGACATCGAGGCCTTCCGCGAAGCGATGCGCGTCTGGGGAGCGGAGACGGCCTGCATTCTGGTGGAGCCGATCGTCGGCAACTTCGGCATCGTCGAGCCAAAGCCCGGCTTCCTCGAAAGCGTGAATGAAATCGCCCATGCAGCCGGGGCGCTGGTCGTCTATGACGAAGTGATCACGGCCTTCCGTTTCTGCTACGGCGGGGCGCAAAATCTGCTCGGCGTCGAACCGGACCTGACGGCACTGGGCAAAATCATCGGCGGCGGACTCCCGATCGGCGCTTACGGCGGCCGCCGCGAGATCATGGAACAAGTGGCTCCGCTCGGTCCCGCCTACCAGGCCGGCACCATGGCCGGAAACCCGGCGTCGATCCGCGCGGGCATCGCCTGCCTGGAAGTGCTGCAACAGCCCGGCGTCTACGAGGAGTTCGAGCGCCTCGGGGCGATGCTGGAAGCCGGAATCCGACAGTCTGCGGAAAAACACGGTGTCTCCATTCAAGTGAACCGCGTCAAAGGGGCACTTGCCGTCTACTTTACCGACCAGCCCGTCTACGATTACGATACCGCGCAGGCTGCTAACGGGGAACGCTTTGCCCGCTTCTTCCAACTGATGCTGGACGAGGGCATCTGCCTGGCTCCGTCCAAGTACGAAGCCTGGTTCGTAACGACCGCTCACACGGAAAAAGACATCCAGGATACGATTGCTGCGGTAGACCGCTCGTTTGCGGCGCTGTAG